In one Streptomyces sp. NBC_01288 genomic region, the following are encoded:
- a CDS encoding calcium:proton antiporter, which produces MITRLRSLTNRWTTLVPVLAAVLLIFTWGRKDLPVVVVALVTLVLAGAVLAAVHHAEVIAHRVGEPFGSLVLAVAVTIIEVALIVTLMADGGDKSSTLARDTVFAAVMITCNGIVGLVLIVASLRHGTAVFNPEGTGAALATVATLATLSLVLPTFTTSKPGPEFSGAQLTFAALSSLALYGLFVATQTVRHRDYFLPVSHQGETITKDLHADAPSASTALISLGLLGLALIGVVGLAKGVSPTIESGVEAAGLHHAVVGVIIALLVLLPETIAALRSARRDRVQTSLNLALGSAMASIGLTIPAVALASIWLSGPLVLGLGSTHMVLLALTIVVSSLTVVPGRATPLQGGVHLVLFAAYLELAINP; this is translated from the coding sequence ATGATCACTCGGCTCAGGTCGCTCACCAACCGGTGGACGACCCTCGTACCGGTGCTCGCCGCCGTCCTGTTGATCTTCACCTGGGGGCGCAAGGACCTGCCCGTCGTGGTCGTCGCCCTGGTGACCCTGGTCCTCGCCGGCGCCGTGCTGGCCGCGGTGCACCACGCCGAGGTGATCGCCCACCGTGTCGGAGAACCCTTCGGCTCCCTCGTCCTCGCCGTCGCCGTCACGATCATCGAGGTGGCCCTGATCGTCACCCTGATGGCCGACGGCGGCGACAAGAGCTCGACCCTCGCCAGGGACACCGTCTTCGCGGCCGTCATGATCACCTGCAACGGCATCGTCGGCCTGGTCCTCATCGTCGCCTCGCTGCGCCACGGCACGGCGGTCTTCAACCCCGAGGGCACCGGCGCCGCCCTCGCCACCGTGGCGACCCTGGCCACGCTCAGCCTGGTCCTGCCGACCTTCACCACCAGCAAGCCGGGCCCGGAGTTCTCCGGCGCCCAGCTCACCTTCGCCGCGCTCTCCTCACTCGCCCTGTACGGCCTCTTCGTGGCCACGCAGACCGTGCGGCACCGCGACTACTTCCTGCCCGTCTCCCACCAGGGCGAGACGATCACCAAGGACCTCCACGCGGACGCGCCCTCCGCCAGCACCGCCCTGATCAGCCTGGGCCTGCTGGGTCTCGCCCTGATCGGCGTGGTCGGACTGGCCAAGGGCGTCTCGCCGACCATCGAGTCCGGCGTCGAGGCGGCCGGGCTGCACCACGCCGTCGTCGGCGTGATCATCGCGCTGCTCGTGCTGCTCCCCGAGACCATCGCCGCCCTGCGCTCCGCCCGCCGCGACCGGGTGCAGACCAGCCTCAACCTCGCGCTTGGCTCCGCGATGGCCAGCATCGGCCTCACCATCCCGGCCGTCGCCCTCGCGTCCATCTGGCTCTCGGGCCCGCTCGTCCTCGGCCTCGGCTCCACGCACATGGTGCTGCTCGCCCTGACGATCGTGGTGAGTTCGCTGACGGTCGTGCCGGGCCGGGCGACACCGCTCCAGGGCGGAGTCCATCTGGTGCTGTTCGCGGCGTACTTGGAGCTGGCGATCAATCCGTGA
- a CDS encoding MFS transporter, translating into MLRLAAASLAGTAIEFYDFFVYGTAAALVLGPLFFPTFSPVAGTLAAFGTFGVGFVARPLGSILFGHFGDRRGRRPVLVASLLLTGASTVAVGCVPSYGSIGVAAPVLLLVLRFLQGLGLGGEWGGAVLLTAEHAPAGRRGLWSSFPQAGPAVGFLLANGVMLALSATLTDAQFAQWGWRVPFWVAGVLALGGLWLRSSLAESPRFLEIDDHARVPLAEVVREHWRLVLLTAGALSVGYAIFYAVTTWSLAYGTERLGVGRTVMLACIMAAVVVKGSLTPLVALLSDRYGRRPLCLLGCAAAALWMFPMVALLATGAPLLMFLGFLGALLAFVTMFAVLGAYLPELYEPRVRCTGAAVGYNLGGVIGGALTPIVATALAEHSGRVPWGVGAYLTGIALFSLGCFALLPETRPVEMAVVEPVAG; encoded by the coding sequence ATGCTGCGCCTCGCGGCCGCCTCGCTCGCCGGGACCGCGATCGAGTTCTACGACTTCTTCGTCTACGGCACGGCGGCGGCCCTGGTTCTCGGCCCCCTGTTCTTCCCGACGTTCTCGCCGGTGGCGGGGACCCTGGCCGCCTTCGGGACGTTCGGGGTGGGTTTCGTGGCGCGACCGCTGGGCTCGATCCTGTTCGGGCACTTCGGGGACCGGCGCGGACGCCGACCGGTGCTCGTCGCCTCGCTACTGCTGACCGGTGCCTCGACGGTCGCGGTCGGCTGCGTACCGTCGTACGGCTCGATCGGGGTGGCCGCTCCCGTGCTCCTCCTGGTGCTGCGTTTTCTGCAGGGCCTCGGACTCGGCGGGGAGTGGGGCGGTGCGGTGCTGCTGACCGCCGAGCACGCGCCGGCCGGACGGCGCGGGCTGTGGTCGAGCTTTCCGCAGGCCGGGCCCGCGGTGGGGTTCCTGCTGGCCAACGGCGTGATGCTGGCGCTGTCGGCGACCCTGACGGACGCGCAGTTCGCGCAGTGGGGCTGGCGGGTGCCGTTCTGGGTGGCCGGGGTGCTGGCCCTCGGCGGGCTGTGGCTGCGTTCGTCGCTCGCCGAGAGCCCCCGCTTCCTCGAAATCGACGACCACGCGCGTGTGCCGCTCGCCGAAGTCGTGCGCGAGCACTGGCGGTTGGTCCTGCTGACCGCCGGCGCGCTGTCGGTGGGGTACGCCATCTTCTACGCGGTGACGACGTGGTCCCTCGCCTACGGCACGGAGCGGCTCGGGGTCGGCCGTACGGTCATGCTGGCGTGCATCATGGCCGCCGTGGTGGTGAAGGGCTCGCTCACCCCGCTGGTGGCGCTGCTGAGCGACCGCTATGGGCGCCGTCCGCTGTGTCTGCTGGGGTGCGCGGCCGCCGCGCTGTGGATGTTCCCGATGGTCGCGCTGCTCGCCACGGGCGCGCCGCTGCTGATGTTCCTCGGGTTCCTGGGGGCGCTGCTCGCGTTCGTGACCATGTTCGCCGTGCTCGGCGCGTATCTGCCGGAGCTGTACGAGCCCCGGGTGCGCTGCACGGGCGCCGCCGTCGGCTACAACCTCGGCGGGGTCATCGGCGGCGCGCTCACCCCGATCGTGGCGACGGCGCTCGCCGAGCACAGCGGGCGCGTCCCCTGGGGTGTGGGTGCCTATTTGACGGGGATCGCCCTGTTCAGCCTGGGCTGCTTCGCGCTGCTGCCGGAGACCCGGCCGGTGGAGATGGCGGTGGTGGAGCCGGTCGCCGGGTGA
- the aroQ gene encoding type II 3-dehydroquinate dehydratase: MPRTLANAPIMILNGPNLNLLGQRQPEIYGSGTLADVEALCVDAAAGHGGTVDFRQSNHEGELVDWIHEARLNHCGIVINPAAYSHTSVAILDALNTCDGLPVVEVHISNIHQRETFRHHSYVSLRADGVIAGCGVQGYVFGVERVAALAGAGKADA, encoded by the coding sequence GTGCCCCGCACCCTGGCCAACGCCCCGATCATGATCCTCAACGGCCCCAACCTGAACCTCCTGGGCCAGCGCCAGCCGGAGATCTACGGCTCCGGCACACTCGCCGACGTCGAGGCCCTGTGCGTCGACGCGGCGGCCGGGCACGGTGGCACGGTGGACTTCCGGCAGTCCAACCACGAGGGCGAACTGGTCGACTGGATCCACGAGGCACGCCTCAACCACTGCGGCATCGTGATCAACCCGGCCGCCTACTCGCACACCTCGGTCGCGATCCTGGACGCCCTCAACACCTGTGACGGACTACCGGTGGTGGAGGTCCACATCTCCAACATCCACCAGCGCGAGACGTTCCGGCACCACTCGTACGTCTCGCTGCGCGCCGACGGTGTCATCGCGGGGTGCGGTGTGCAGGGGTACGTGTTCGGCGTGGAGCGGGTCGCCGCGCTGGCGGGCGCGGGGAAGGCCGACGCGTAG
- a CDS encoding amino acid ABC transporter ATP-binding protein produces the protein MSDDNTSPVLRMESVRKTFGTSVVLRDVDLEVPPHTVTALIGASGSGKSTLLRCANLLEDIDDGAIWLDGEEITDPRVDPDAIRRRIGVVFQAYNLFPHMTVLENITLAPRRVHGVSRAEAETHARELLERLGLGDKAGAYPDRLSGGQQQRVAIVRALAVRPRLLLFDEITAALDPELVGEVLAVVRDLKDEGMTMVLATHEMGFARDVADQVCFLDGGVVLERGTAQQIFGDPQQERTQRFLRRIVEAGRL, from the coding sequence ATGAGCGACGACAACACCTCTCCCGTGCTGCGCATGGAGTCCGTCCGCAAGACCTTCGGTACGTCGGTCGTCCTGCGGGACGTCGATCTGGAGGTCCCTCCGCACACCGTGACGGCGCTGATCGGCGCCTCCGGCTCCGGCAAGTCGACGCTGCTGCGGTGCGCGAACCTCCTGGAGGACATCGACGACGGCGCGATCTGGCTGGACGGCGAGGAGATCACCGACCCGCGCGTCGACCCGGACGCGATACGGCGCCGTATCGGCGTGGTGTTCCAGGCGTACAACCTGTTCCCGCACATGACCGTCCTGGAGAACATCACCCTCGCCCCGCGCCGGGTGCACGGCGTGTCCCGCGCGGAGGCCGAGACACACGCGCGTGAGCTGCTGGAGCGGCTCGGGCTCGGCGACAAGGCTGGCGCCTACCCGGACCGGCTGAGCGGTGGTCAGCAGCAGCGGGTGGCGATCGTGCGCGCCCTGGCCGTACGTCCCCGGCTGTTGCTCTTCGACGAGATCACCGCCGCGCTCGACCCCGAGTTGGTCGGTGAAGTGCTCGCCGTGGTGCGGGACTTGAAGGACGAGGGCATGACCATGGTGCTGGCCACGCACGAGATGGGCTTCGCCCGGGACGTCGCCGACCAGGTGTGTTTCCTGGACGGAGGCGTCGTCCTGGAGCGCGGCACGGCCCAGCAGATCTTCGGCGACCCGCAGCAGGAGCGCACACAGCGCTTCCTGCGACGGATCGTGGAGGCGGGCCGCCTGTGA
- a CDS encoding amino acid ABC transporter permease: MTVVKDDSGREAADDKGDMPGGGDAYVPSQRRVDRERHKRARARRATAIAAVSTLVTAVVLYVVVVSAPGWERTKETFFDGHYAREAFPKVLDGLWLNIRLLLICGVLVLVLGMLIAIARTLRGPVFFPLRVLAAAYTDFFRGLPLIINLMIVVFGVPALRLQGVTVDPVWLGGAALTLTYSAYVAEVFRAGIESVHPSQRAAARSLGLSNRQALRHVVLPQAVRRQVPPLLNDLVSLQKDTGLVSIGGAIDAVRASDIIAQRALNYTPYIVAGLVFVALTIPMTRFTDWVTARMDRQRAQGGTT; the protein is encoded by the coding sequence GTGACCGTGGTGAAGGACGACTCCGGCCGGGAGGCCGCGGACGACAAGGGCGACATGCCCGGCGGGGGCGACGCGTACGTCCCCTCGCAGCGGCGCGTGGACCGCGAGCGGCACAAACGCGCGCGTGCCCGTCGCGCGACCGCGATCGCCGCGGTGTCGACCCTGGTGACGGCCGTCGTCCTGTACGTGGTCGTGGTCAGCGCGCCGGGCTGGGAGCGCACCAAGGAGACGTTCTTCGACGGGCACTACGCGCGCGAGGCGTTCCCCAAGGTCCTCGATGGCCTGTGGCTGAACATCCGGCTGCTGCTGATCTGCGGCGTGCTGGTGCTCGTCCTGGGCATGCTGATAGCCATCGCGCGCACCCTGCGCGGACCGGTGTTCTTCCCCCTGCGGGTGCTGGCGGCCGCGTACACGGACTTCTTCCGCGGGCTGCCGCTGATCATCAACCTGATGATCGTGGTCTTCGGAGTGCCCGCTCTGCGCCTCCAAGGCGTGACCGTCGACCCCGTGTGGCTGGGCGGTGCGGCGCTGACGCTGACCTACTCGGCGTACGTCGCCGAGGTGTTCCGCGCCGGCATCGAGTCCGTGCACCCCTCGCAGCGGGCCGCGGCCCGCTCGCTGGGCCTGAGCAACCGGCAGGCGCTGCGGCACGTGGTGCTCCCCCAGGCCGTACGCCGGCAGGTGCCGCCCTTGTTGAACGATCTGGTGTCCCTCCAGAAGGACACCGGGCTCGTGTCGATCGGCGGCGCGATCGACGCCGTAAGGGCGTCCGACATCATCGCGCAACGCGCCCTGAACTACACGCCGTACATCGTCGCCGGGCTCGTCTTCGTGGCGCTGACCATCCCGATGACCCGCTTCACGGACTGGGTGACCGCGCGGATGGACCGGCAGCGCGCCCAGGGAGGCACGACATGA
- a CDS encoding ABC transporter substrate-binding protein — protein MHLAPRVLRRAISAATVALLATAVGCAPQPEDKASDQASGSTATTCAKGKLATQTSGKLTIATDEPAYEPWFEDDKPANGKGFESAVAYAVAKQLGYAKSAVVWQSVPFNKAFAPGVKTFDFDINQVSISTERKKAVDFSSGYYDVRQAVIALKGSKAAKATSIAGLKGLKLGAQVGTTSLNYISDVVKPTQQEAAFSKNDQAVSALKNGQVDAIVVDLPTAFYITSAEVTNAKIVGQFENQGGTPEQFGLVLDKGSDLTSCVSSAVDALRKDGTLAALEKQWLSDAVDAPVLK, from the coding sequence ATGCACCTTGCCCCTCGCGTACTGCGCCGCGCGATATCCGCCGCAACCGTAGCCCTGCTCGCCACCGCCGTCGGCTGTGCTCCGCAGCCGGAGGACAAGGCCTCGGACCAGGCCTCCGGTTCGACCGCGACCACCTGCGCCAAGGGCAAGTTGGCCACCCAGACCTCCGGCAAGCTGACGATCGCCACGGACGAGCCGGCGTACGAGCCGTGGTTCGAGGACGACAAGCCGGCCAACGGCAAGGGCTTCGAGTCGGCGGTCGCGTACGCCGTGGCGAAGCAGCTCGGCTACGCCAAGAGCGCCGTCGTCTGGCAGAGCGTCCCCTTCAACAAGGCCTTCGCGCCCGGCGTGAAGACCTTCGACTTCGACATCAACCAGGTGTCGATCAGCACCGAGCGCAAGAAGGCCGTCGACTTCTCGTCCGGCTACTACGACGTGCGTCAGGCCGTCATCGCGCTCAAGGGCAGCAAGGCCGCCAAGGCGACGAGCATCGCGGGCCTCAAAGGCCTCAAGCTGGGCGCCCAGGTCGGCACCACGAGCCTGAACTACATCAGCGACGTGGTGAAGCCGACGCAGCAGGAGGCCGCGTTCTCCAAGAACGACCAGGCCGTCTCCGCGCTCAAGAACGGCCAGGTCGACGCGATCGTCGTCGACCTGCCGACCGCCTTCTACATCACCTCGGCGGAGGTGACCAACGCCAAGATCGTCGGCCAGTTCGAGAACCAGGGCGGCACGCCCGAGCAGTTCGGACTCGTCCTCGACAAGGGCAGCGACCTCACGTCGTGCGTGTCGTCGGCCGTGGACGCGCTCCGCAAGGACGGCACGCTGGCCGCGCTGGAGAAGCAGTGGCTCTCCGACGCCGTCGACGCCCCGGTCCTCAAGTGA
- a CDS encoding helix-turn-helix transcriptional regulator, translating to MFFVEYREAFRILQDSMSLAAAGNGQLVLVSGALGGGKTRLLHEFWKSASGHDALVLWATGSRAEQGLPMGVVDQLIHHADLPNDLTDGISRLIGRSFQEFSAPAFDSPAELPALREICQLLLELCTERHVVICVDDLQFVDPASLQVLLYLQHRMRSRRLLVILSEWEYPWVAQPPCRAEVTRQPHLRIQLKLMTEEKICSLLATITDPSTTAWLARRLHHLSGGNPTLVNALVEDLQLATEHEGAPGPGLGKRFGRAVVTCLHRWEPQMFDVACGLAVLGEHASPSRLSRLLDLDAAQVGHSIEVLTRAGLIGADRLGSREVASVILAGMSAEERSAMHLGAAGLLYDAGEDAADIAAHLLAAARADGDWAPRVLSEAAERALGKGDSTTALSCLGLALDAADDTDQRRVVLRRLFKLTLQTNPTAALSFLSLLREALRAGRLVDRDVVSLVRLLVSRGDADGAVSVMEDAMTSGIALGQEARLELELTFRRWYGAACPPFLTSDSLRAWYTKASGTGAPRLDTGQIFARVWVRGGDEESAEAAEQVLRQSRLGVRPLETMSAAILALAYGGRCDRALSWCDELIEHFGDRGATACLAEMQAVRADVCLRSGDSDAAIELAQNAVTLLRNEGWGLLVGYPLSVLIEANLALGRVREAVDNAARPVPEAMLETAVGVRYAHALGRLAMASGRITEALDYFHACRHRLDVWNVQMGVPVPLPASTAEALLIRGDRTGAREVLQDWLEQPACRDGRTAGMALRLLAATAEQDERVRLLLRAVDRLRAADDSVELLRAERELQHTYDGGGQRFEQRDGMRPGRPERVPDPAGSNSVGDLEELSEAELRVARLAAMGRSNRDISRELWITVSTVEQHLTRVYRKLRISGRSKLSKLFGPMAMCGPQ from the coding sequence ATGTTTTTCGTCGAATACCGTGAGGCGTTCCGCATTCTGCAGGATTCAATGTCGCTGGCTGCCGCCGGAAATGGTCAGCTCGTTCTTGTGAGCGGCGCATTAGGAGGCGGCAAAACGCGCCTTCTTCATGAATTCTGGAAATCGGCATCAGGACATGACGCACTCGTGCTCTGGGCTACCGGCTCACGCGCCGAGCAGGGACTGCCGATGGGGGTGGTCGATCAGCTGATTCATCACGCGGATCTTCCGAATGACCTCACCGACGGTATATCCCGGCTCATCGGCCGGTCCTTTCAGGAGTTCAGCGCTCCTGCGTTCGACTCACCGGCCGAGTTACCGGCGCTGCGGGAAATCTGCCAGCTGCTGTTAGAGCTGTGCACCGAGAGGCACGTCGTGATTTGCGTCGACGATCTGCAGTTCGTGGACCCTGCCTCTCTGCAGGTTCTGCTCTACCTGCAGCACAGGATGAGGTCTCGGCGCCTGTTGGTGATCCTCAGCGAATGGGAGTATCCGTGGGTTGCCCAGCCGCCGTGCCGGGCCGAGGTCACCCGGCAGCCACACCTGCGGATCCAGCTGAAACTGATGACCGAGGAAAAGATCTGCTCGTTGCTCGCAACGATCACTGATCCGTCTACCACCGCCTGGCTCGCGCGCAGGCTCCACCACCTCAGCGGCGGCAACCCGACCCTCGTCAACGCCCTGGTCGAGGACTTACAGCTCGCAACGGAACACGAGGGGGCGCCTGGCCCCGGTCTGGGTAAACGGTTCGGCCGGGCCGTCGTGACCTGTCTGCACCGCTGGGAACCCCAGATGTTCGACGTAGCCTGCGGCCTTGCGGTGCTCGGCGAGCACGCCTCCCCTTCTCGGCTCAGTCGGCTGCTGGATCTCGATGCGGCACAGGTCGGGCATTCGATCGAGGTCCTCACCCGGGCCGGCCTCATCGGCGCCGACCGCCTGGGCTCCCGCGAGGTCGCTTCCGTAATCCTGGCCGGCATGTCGGCCGAGGAACGGTCGGCGATGCACTTGGGCGCTGCCGGCCTGTTGTACGACGCCGGAGAAGACGCTGCCGATATTGCCGCGCATCTGCTCGCCGCAGCCCGCGCGGACGGCGACTGGGCTCCGCGAGTGCTGTCCGAAGCGGCCGAACGGGCCCTGGGCAAGGGGGACTCCACGACCGCGCTCAGCTGTCTGGGCCTGGCGCTGGACGCGGCCGACGACACCGACCAGCGTCGTGTGGTCCTGCGGCGGCTGTTCAAACTCACACTGCAGACCAATCCCACCGCCGCGCTCTCGTTCCTGTCGCTGCTCCGGGAGGCGCTGCGCGCGGGCAGGCTCGTCGACCGGGACGTAGTTTCCCTCGTACGACTCCTGGTGTCCCGCGGGGACGCCGACGGCGCGGTGAGTGTCATGGAAGACGCCATGACGAGCGGCATCGCCCTCGGTCAAGAGGCCCGCTTGGAACTTGAGTTGACGTTCCGGCGCTGGTACGGCGCCGCGTGCCCGCCGTTCCTCACCTCGGACAGTCTGCGAGCCTGGTACACCAAGGCCTCCGGTACCGGGGCACCGCGCCTTGACACGGGCCAGATCTTCGCCCGGGTGTGGGTCAGGGGTGGCGACGAGGAGAGCGCGGAGGCGGCCGAGCAGGTGCTCCGGCAGAGCAGACTGGGCGTCAGGCCGCTGGAGACGATGAGCGCGGCAATTCTTGCCTTGGCCTACGGAGGCCGGTGCGACAGGGCGCTGTCCTGGTGCGACGAACTGATCGAGCATTTCGGCGACCGGGGTGCCACGGCCTGCCTGGCTGAAATGCAGGCTGTACGGGCCGATGTGTGCTTGCGCAGTGGCGATTCCGACGCCGCGATCGAGCTGGCGCAGAACGCGGTCACGCTGCTTCGGAACGAGGGCTGGGGCCTGCTCGTCGGGTACCCGCTGTCGGTTCTCATCGAGGCCAACCTCGCACTGGGCCGAGTGCGGGAGGCTGTGGACAACGCCGCGCGGCCCGTACCGGAGGCGATGCTGGAGACGGCCGTCGGTGTCCGCTACGCGCACGCCCTCGGACGACTGGCGATGGCCAGTGGCAGGATCACCGAGGCTCTGGACTACTTCCACGCCTGCCGCCACCGGCTGGATGTGTGGAACGTGCAGATGGGCGTGCCCGTCCCGCTGCCCGCCAGCACGGCCGAGGCCCTACTGATCAGGGGCGACAGGACCGGCGCGCGCGAGGTGCTCCAGGACTGGCTGGAGCAGCCTGCGTGCCGGGACGGCAGGACAGCGGGCATGGCACTGCGCCTACTGGCCGCCACCGCGGAGCAGGACGAGCGGGTGCGGCTGCTGCTGCGCGCGGTGGACCGGCTCAGGGCCGCCGACGATTCCGTCGAACTGCTCCGGGCGGAAAGGGAACTGCAGCACACCTACGACGGCGGCGGCCAGCGCTTTGAACAACGGGATGGCATGCGTCCGGGCCGGCCCGAAAGGGTGCCCGATCCGGCCGGCAGCAATTCTGTCGGCGATCTTGAGGAGCTCAGCGAGGCTGAACTGCGGGTAGCGAGGCTTGCCGCGATGGGACGCTCGAACCGCGACATCAGCCGCGAACTGTGGATCACCGTGTCCACCGTGGAACAGCATCTCACCCGGGTCTACCGCAAGTTGAGGATAAGCGGCCGGTCCAAGCTGTCGAAGCTGTTCGGCCCTATGGCGATGTGCGGACCGCAGTGA
- a CDS encoding thioesterase II family protein, which translates to MSVIPQNHVSAWARSFQPADERAPRMVCFPHAGGAASYYFPVSRALAGKVEVLAVQYPGRQDRHREPAISNIHTLAAQVFRALPKDKVGRTWLFGHSMGAALAFEVARLMEAELNETPTGLIVSGRRAPSRIREEAVHRQDDAGLIATVAALGGTDPATFADPETRRLFLPALRADYTAIETYRPVGIPRVTCPIHAFVGDADPLTTLEEAKAWREHTSGTFSMRVFKGDHFYLTARADKVVAEVSQLILSTPSHP; encoded by the coding sequence ATGTCGGTAATCCCCCAAAACCACGTGTCGGCATGGGCGCGCAGCTTTCAGCCTGCGGACGAGCGGGCGCCGAGAATGGTCTGTTTCCCTCACGCGGGCGGGGCAGCCAGCTACTACTTCCCGGTTTCTCGTGCGCTGGCAGGAAAGGTGGAGGTCCTGGCCGTGCAGTACCCGGGGCGTCAGGACCGGCACAGGGAACCCGCAATCAGCAACATCCACACCCTGGCCGCTCAAGTGTTCCGCGCCCTGCCCAAGGACAAGGTGGGCCGCACCTGGCTCTTCGGTCACAGCATGGGAGCCGCGCTCGCGTTCGAGGTGGCGAGGCTGATGGAAGCAGAGCTGAACGAGACGCCCACCGGGCTCATCGTCTCCGGCAGGCGCGCGCCCTCCCGCATCCGGGAGGAGGCCGTGCACCGTCAGGACGACGCCGGGCTCATCGCCACCGTCGCTGCGCTCGGCGGCACAGATCCCGCCACATTCGCCGATCCGGAAACTCGCCGCCTCTTCCTGCCGGCTCTGCGTGCCGACTACACCGCCATCGAGACCTACCGACCCGTCGGCATCCCTCGCGTCACCTGTCCGATCCACGCCTTCGTCGGAGACGCCGACCCGCTGACCACATTGGAGGAGGCCAAGGCCTGGCGCGAGCACACCAGCGGCACTTTCTCGATGCGCGTCTTCAAGGGCGACCACTTCTATCTGACGGCGCGCGCGGACAAGGTCGTCGCCGAGGTGTCCCAGCTCATCCTGTCCACTCCGTCACATCCATGA
- a CDS encoding 4'-phosphopantetheinyl transferase family protein, which produces MPKKRWSLAVPGRRREFAAVRACARRALASLSAPSAAILPDERGAPVWPYGFTDSLTHCAGYRTAAVAGVTDLMSMGIDAEPHAPLPQGVLPHIASHTERRHFATLSSISTHCHWGRLLFCAKESLYKAGVIRGPAADPGSVVLSRVHDRALASRRCVRHDTRLLTRLTGGGGERQ; this is translated from the coding sequence ATGCCGAAGAAGCGGTGGTCGCTCGCGGTTCCCGGTCGGCGTCGTGAATTCGCTGCGGTCAGGGCTTGCGCCCGGCGAGCTCTGGCGTCACTCTCTGCCCCGTCGGCTGCCATCCTTCCCGACGAGCGCGGCGCCCCTGTCTGGCCTTACGGGTTCACGGATTCCCTCACCCATTGCGCCGGATACAGAACGGCCGCAGTGGCAGGAGTCACCGATCTGATGTCCATGGGCATCGACGCCGAGCCGCACGCTCCCTTACCCCAGGGCGTTCTGCCGCATATCGCGTCGCATACGGAGCGAAGGCATTTCGCCACGCTGTCTTCGATATCGACTCACTGCCACTGGGGTCGGCTCCTGTTCTGCGCGAAGGAATCCCTTTACAAGGCAGGGGTAATTCGAGGCCCGGCTGCTGATCCCGGCTCCGTCGTCCTTTCCCGTGTCCACGACCGGGCGCTGGCAAGTCGCCGATGCGTGCGTCATGACACCCGGTTGTTGACGCGGCTGACGGGTGGGGGCGGGGAGCGCCAGTAG
- a CDS encoding flavin reductase family protein produces the protein MAERRPRLRAVTDERDLRTVLGGFPSGVVAVCALRDGAPAGMAVSSFTSVSLEPALVSVCVSVTSRTWAELRESPAVGISVLAEGDGGICRDLAGPAAERFGRVEWAPVDSGAVLLPGGVAWLECVVADEILAGDHLVVLLEVRAVADYQGERPLVFHRSRFRALAG, from the coding sequence ATGGCAGAGCGACGGCCGCGACTGCGTGCGGTGACCGACGAGCGGGATCTGCGGACGGTACTGGGCGGCTTCCCGAGCGGCGTCGTCGCCGTGTGCGCGCTCCGCGACGGCGCACCGGCCGGAATGGCGGTGAGCTCGTTCACGTCGGTGTCGCTGGAGCCCGCCCTGGTGTCGGTGTGCGTATCGGTCACCTCACGGACGTGGGCGGAGCTGCGGGAGAGCCCGGCGGTCGGGATCAGTGTCCTGGCCGAGGGAGACGGCGGGATCTGCCGCGACCTCGCGGGGCCCGCCGCCGAGCGGTTCGGGCGGGTCGAGTGGGCCCCGGTCGACAGCGGCGCGGTGCTGCTGCCGGGCGGGGTCGCGTGGCTGGAGTGCGTGGTCGCGGACGAGATCCTCGCCGGGGATCACCTCGTCGTCCTGCTGGAGGTTCGGGCCGTCGCCGACTATCAGGGCGAGCGCCCGCTGGTCTTCCACCGCAGCAGGTTCCGGGCGCTCGCCGGATAG